The Kiritimatiellia bacterium genome contains a region encoding:
- a CDS encoding glycosyltransferase family 4 protein, with product MRVCVDIQSAVGARAGVGRYTMFLVQHLGLERGPNEVAAFHFDFRRRGPPFAAEGVQMRRAVGIPGRLPQFAWKTTGWPPFDWFAGSADVYHFPNFIIPPLSRGAGVVTIHDLAFLRHPETIESKNLAYLRRHIRETVRRADAIIAVSEFTAREIVELLGASPDVVHPIHSGLDPAMRPAPPEAIRSLCARLNLDRPYLLSVGTLEPRKNFTFLVEIFERLTSFDGVLAIAGRRGWKFEPILSRINQSIRRDRIRLLETLHESDLPALYSGAELFILPSLYEGFGFPPLEAMACHTPAVVSTGGALAEVCADGALVIDGYDPNEWAFRIARLLDSTTEREELRRRGIARAAQFSWRETARRTWAAYEASLARHESNAPPKSKRTTSSEQLSFKP from the coding sequence ATGAGGGTTTGCGTCGATATCCAATCGGCCGTTGGCGCCCGCGCCGGCGTGGGCCGCTACACGATGTTCCTGGTTCAGCATTTGGGGCTCGAGCGCGGCCCGAATGAGGTCGCGGCATTCCATTTCGATTTCAGGCGACGCGGTCCGCCTTTTGCCGCCGAGGGCGTACAGATGCGTCGGGCCGTCGGCATTCCGGGACGCCTCCCGCAGTTTGCCTGGAAAACCACTGGATGGCCGCCATTCGATTGGTTCGCGGGATCCGCGGATGTGTACCATTTTCCCAACTTTATCATCCCTCCCCTGTCTCGCGGCGCGGGAGTGGTCACCATTCACGACCTGGCCTTTTTGCGCCATCCGGAAACGATCGAATCCAAGAACCTCGCCTATCTGCGCCGACACATTCGGGAAACCGTCCGCCGCGCCGATGCGATCATCGCCGTTTCAGAGTTCACCGCTCGGGAAATTGTCGAGCTGCTCGGCGCTTCGCCCGATGTCGTGCATCCGATCCACTCAGGGTTGGACCCTGCAATGCGGCCGGCGCCGCCGGAAGCCATTCGATCGCTGTGCGCGCGGCTCAACCTGGACCGTCCCTATCTGCTGTCCGTCGGAACACTCGAGCCGCGCAAAAACTTCACCTTCCTCGTCGAGATCTTCGAGCGGCTGACCTCGTTCGACGGCGTGCTCGCGATCGCCGGTCGCCGCGGTTGGAAATTCGAGCCGATTCTTTCGCGAATTAACCAATCGATCCGCCGCGATCGCATCCGCCTCCTCGAGACTCTGCACGAATCAGACCTGCCGGCGCTCTATTCAGGGGCTGAATTGTTCATCCTGCCTTCCCTTTACGAAGGGTTCGGGTTCCCACCACTGGAAGCCATGGCATGCCACACGCCTGCCGTGGTCTCAACGGGCGGCGCTCTCGCGGAAGTCTGCGCGGACGGCGCGCTGGTGATTGACGGGTACGACCCCAACGAATGGGCCTTTCGCATAGCTCGGCTGCTCGATTCCACAACGGAGCGAGAGGAACTCCGGCGCCGGGGAATCGCGCGTGCGGCTCAATTTTCCTGGCGCGAGACCGCACGGCGCACCTGGGCGGCCTATGAGGCATCACTCGCTCGGCACGAAAGCAATGCGCCGCCGAAGTCGAAGCGAACCACGTCCTCTGAACAGCTCTCTTTCAAACCGTGA
- a CDS encoding GH1 family beta-glucosidase: MSQSSPKTFWWGVATSAYQIEGAVREDGRGESIWDRFCRVPGAVERGDSGDVACDHYHRYAEDIALMAELDVNAYRFSIAWPRIFPEGRGREEPRGIAFYDRLVDALLEQGIQPFVTLYHWDLPQALEDEGGWRNRHIVDDFARYVDRVSRALGDRVKYWTTHNEPWCIATLGYSNGIHAPGVRDPAAALAAAHHLLLSHGRAVPILRANVPGAKVGIVLNQLWVIPASARAEDAEAARALDGDFNRWYLDPLFRRAYPEDRVAAYRRDGRLPAGPLPFVHAGDFEEISRPIDFLGVNYYTCARVAAGDAPGEIRSLPPEGEPTEMGWEVYPQGLYETLMRITRDYAPTSMLVTENGASYGDGPDENRRVKDQRRIDYLASHIDACERAKRDGAPLDGYFVWSLLDNFEWQCGYRQRFGIVWVDWSTLQRIPKDSAFWYRDRIRRGLGRD; the protein is encoded by the coding sequence ATGAGCCAATCATCGCCCAAGACATTCTGGTGGGGGGTCGCTACGTCGGCCTATCAAATCGAAGGCGCTGTGCGGGAGGACGGTCGCGGGGAATCGATCTGGGACCGCTTTTGCCGTGTGCCGGGGGCCGTCGAACGGGGGGATTCGGGCGATGTGGCGTGCGACCACTATCATCGGTACGCAGAGGACATCGCGCTGATGGCGGAGCTTGATGTCAATGCATACCGCTTTTCGATCGCATGGCCTCGAATTTTTCCTGAGGGTCGCGGGCGCGAGGAGCCACGCGGGATCGCGTTTTATGATCGGCTGGTCGACGCGCTCCTAGAGCAGGGCATCCAGCCGTTCGTGACGCTCTACCACTGGGATCTGCCCCAGGCCCTGGAGGACGAGGGCGGGTGGCGGAACCGGCATATTGTGGATGACTTTGCCCGATATGTGGACCGGGTGAGCCGAGCGCTCGGAGACCGCGTGAAATACTGGACAACCCACAACGAGCCCTGGTGTATCGCGACCCTTGGCTATTCGAACGGAATTCACGCGCCCGGTGTGCGCGATCCAGCGGCGGCGCTCGCGGCAGCGCACCATCTGTTGCTGTCGCATGGACGGGCTGTGCCGATTCTACGCGCGAACGTCCCCGGCGCAAAAGTTGGGATCGTGCTGAACCAGCTCTGGGTGATACCCGCCTCTGCGCGCGCGGAGGACGCCGAAGCCGCGCGCGCCCTCGACGGCGATTTCAACCGTTGGTATCTCGATCCGCTGTTCAGGCGGGCCTATCCCGAGGACCGCGTCGCGGCATACCGGCGAGATGGTCGACTTCCGGCCGGCCCTCTCCCCTTCGTCCATGCTGGAGATTTTGAGGAAATTAGCCGCCCCATCGATTTTCTGGGAGTCAATTACTACACCTGCGCCCGAGTGGCCGCCGGGGATGCGCCAGGCGAGATTCGGAGTCTGCCCCCGGAAGGCGAGCCGACCGAGATGGGATGGGAGGTCTATCCGCAGGGCCTATACGAGACCTTGATGCGAATCACTCGCGACTATGCCCCCACATCGATGCTTGTGACAGAAAACGGCGCCAGCTACGGAGACGGGCCGGACGAAAACCGCCGCGTAAAGGACCAGCGCCGCATCGATTATCTGGCGAGCCATATCGACGCTTGTGAGCGTGCAAAGCGCGACGGCGCGCCGTTGGACGGTTACTTCGTCTGGTCGCTTCTGGATAATTTTGAGTGGCAATGCGGATATCGACAGCGGTTCGGAATTGTCTGGGTAGATTGGTCGACGCTTCAGCGGATTCCGAAAGATAGCGCATTTTGGTATCGGGATCGAATCCGGCGCGGCTTGGGGCGAGATTAG
- a CDS encoding FHA domain-containing protein codes for MAVLIGMSGDLKGKSFPIGEEEVTIGRASDNLIAISNATVSGHHAVIKREGDAYVLRDLGSTNGTRVNSREIKEAVLRPKDLIQIGSVEFLFNSETMSFEDAQAAVQTEVLESQGTAAMPESFDNISPFGARRRENLNVWMPVIIGLAAIALGVNLYLLVKLFSN; via the coding sequence ATGGCAGTACTCATCGGCATGTCTGGCGACCTGAAGGGCAAATCTTTTCCGATCGGCGAAGAGGAGGTCACCATCGGCCGCGCCTCGGATAACCTCATCGCCATCAGCAACGCCACGGTTTCCGGACATCACGCCGTGATCAAACGGGAAGGCGACGCCTACGTCTTGCGCGATCTCGGATCGACGAACGGCACCCGGGTCAATTCGCGCGAAATTAAGGAAGCGGTCCTGCGTCCGAAAGACCTCATCCAGATTGGCTCCGTGGAATTTCTCTTCAACTCGGAAACCATGAGTTTCGAGGATGCTCAGGCTGCCGTTCAGACGGAGGTCCTGGAAAGCCAGGGTACCGCGGCGATGCCCGAGTCGTTCGACAACATTTCGCCCTTCGGCGCGCGGCGGCGTGAGAATCTGAACGTCTGGATGCCGGTCATCATCGGGCTGGCTGCTATCGCCCTCGGGGTCAACCTTTACCTGCTCGTCAAGCTGTTTTCGAATTAG
- a CDS encoding glycosyltransferase family 4 protein — MKICIDARWIFRELSGIGLYTQELIRALARIDTENDYILLFQSAELEDRVRADTRFHESPRFRSIRVPYGVFDLRSQIALPGLLARLHIDVFHSTNYMMPLFRLGRFQRVVTIHDLIPLLFPDHAPKSRKTRLFPLYRRLMLEVGRRAEIILAPSASTRRDILRELQIPQDRAYRVVVTPEGVTPDFRPGPRPTDRKEKVILYVGRLDPYKNVPRLVEALAGVRANGVPARLRLVGPPDPRYPEARDRARELHVEPFVDWVGYVSHDQLIREYQTADVFCLPSRYEGFGLTVLEAMACGTPCVCSNIGSLPEVAGDAARTVDPAILPQLVSALTEILSDPALWHELSRRGLQRAAQFTWERTARLTLDAYRRAAESASGTN, encoded by the coding sequence GTGAAGATCTGCATCGACGCACGCTGGATTTTTAGGGAACTCTCCGGCATCGGGCTCTACACACAGGAACTCATCCGCGCCCTCGCGCGCATCGATACCGAGAACGACTATATCCTTCTTTTCCAATCGGCAGAGTTGGAGGATCGCGTACGGGCCGACACGCGCTTCCACGAATCACCGCGCTTCCGCTCGATTCGGGTGCCGTACGGCGTCTTTGACCTGCGAAGTCAGATCGCGCTCCCTGGCCTTCTCGCCAGGCTTCATATCGACGTGTTTCACTCCACCAATTACATGATGCCCCTGTTCCGCCTCGGGCGGTTTCAGCGCGTGGTCACGATCCACGACCTGATCCCCCTGCTGTTCCCTGACCATGCCCCCAAGTCCCGAAAAACACGACTCTTCCCTCTCTACAGGCGACTGATGCTCGAAGTCGGCCGGCGTGCCGAGATAATTCTCGCCCCCAGCGCGTCGACGCGCAGGGATATTCTCAGAGAGCTGCAAATCCCGCAGGATCGGGCCTACCGGGTGGTGGTCACTCCGGAGGGCGTCACTCCGGACTTTCGCCCCGGCCCGCGCCCCACCGATCGCAAAGAAAAGGTGATCCTGTATGTCGGCCGGCTGGATCCCTACAAAAACGTGCCGCGCCTCGTCGAGGCGCTCGCCGGCGTGCGCGCGAACGGCGTGCCCGCTCGACTGCGGTTGGTGGGTCCGCCAGATCCACGTTACCCTGAGGCGCGAGACCGCGCACGGGAGCTTCACGTGGAACCCTTTGTGGACTGGGTCGGGTACGTATCGCACGACCAACTGATTCGCGAATACCAGACGGCTGATGTCTTCTGTTTGCCGTCCCGCTATGAAGGATTTGGCCTGACAGTGCTCGAGGCGATGGCCTGCGGGACGCCGTGCGTGTGCAGCAATATCGGGTCGCTCCCCGAAGTGGCCGGCGACGCCGCGCGCACGGTCGATCCCGCGATTCTTCCCCAACTGGTGAGCGCTCTCACCGAAATTCTCAGCGATCCGGCTCTCTGGCATGAGCTTTCGCGCCGCGGGCTTCAGCGTGCAGCGCAGTTCACGTGGGAACGAACCGCGCGACTGACCCTTGACGCCTACCGGCGCGCCGCCGAATCCGCATCAGGAACAAATTAG
- a CDS encoding thrombospondin type 3 repeat-containing protein — protein MKSMIMLSDCWDMPRMESANPFSVPTGPRYSLAIRPLFLLTCIVAFLGGLFASTAWGGLNAPLAYDTAASMVDEFGNVLPGTLEEPGARVEILTADAGIYPPSTDGSPHPSNEVLAVTYIGAGVDPGAGALGKVSGALLIDRSNGARIFARIFNRPTREESSFYADSTVFTNPVSHYGVFVIDVTQIDRPLDTGDDDWDGLHNSWEKSYGTDKDNPDSDGDRVSDHDEVRAGTDPLDPASHLQMVRLNPVEDSDAIIVEWDAVAGKVYQLQHAEFAGDPADFYFTNVNEELTATGAVAQTIVTNLAPGVLRVRLVE, from the coding sequence ATGAAGAGCATGATCATGTTATCGGATTGCTGGGATATGCCGCGCATGGAGTCGGCGAACCCGTTTTCTGTTCCCACTGGGCCGCGATACTCCCTAGCGATCCGCCCCCTATTCCTGCTGACCTGCATCGTGGCATTTCTTGGCGGTCTGTTCGCTTCGACCGCTTGGGGGGGTCTCAACGCTCCGCTCGCGTACGACACTGCGGCCTCAATGGTCGACGAATTTGGGAACGTTCTTCCTGGCACATTGGAGGAACCCGGAGCTCGTGTGGAGATTCTGACTGCAGACGCTGGAATCTACCCGCCGTCAACGGATGGTTCGCCACACCCCAGCAATGAGGTACTGGCCGTCACGTACATCGGAGCCGGCGTGGATCCCGGCGCTGGCGCCCTCGGAAAAGTGTCGGGCGCGCTGCTGATCGATCGTTCAAACGGCGCGCGTATCTTCGCCCGTATCTTCAACAGGCCAACGCGCGAGGAATCCTCATTTTATGCCGATAGCACAGTCTTCACCAACCCGGTGTCACACTATGGCGTGTTTGTCATCGACGTTACGCAGATCGACAGGCCGCTCGATACGGGAGATGACGATTGGGACGGCCTCCACAACTCATGGGAGAAAAGCTACGGAACCGACAAAGACAATCCGGACAGCGATGGAGACCGTGTGAGTGACCACGATGAAGTCCGTGCGGGCACGGATCCGCTGGATCCGGCTTCTCACCTACAAATGGTCCGCCTCAATCCGGTTGAGGATTCTGACGCGATAATCGTCGAGTGGGATGCCGTGGCCGGCAAAGTCTATCAGTTGCAACACGCCGAATTCGCAGGCGATCCAGCAGATTTTTACTTCACGAATGTTAATGAGGAGTTGACCGCGACGGGAGCGGTTGCGCAAACGATTGTCACCAACCTCGCTCCAGGCGTGTTGCGTGTGCGGCTGGTCGAATGA
- a CDS encoding prepilin-type N-terminal cleavage/methylation domain-containing protein, with product MSGDRSSGFTLVELLVALSIAALVAGIVWIALSVSSRAVATLLERTGTARLSATAASRIEADLTAMFVPAGDLSCALALSSTPFSVSFCAVFSEGRAEEWLWGNPYRVHYALKGSDEDNRDLIRVLTPLSGSIRAATNIVARRVRFLELQLHDGSTWYSNWPPDSGSTIVPRAARLSLLLQGMSAPHEAVWWLPAGHVASNRSDSPISGGL from the coding sequence ATGTCCGGCGATCGCTCATCCGGTTTCACCCTGGTTGAGCTATTGGTTGCCCTGTCGATTGCCGCACTCGTTGCCGGGATCGTGTGGATTGCGTTGAGTGTCTCATCGCGGGCTGTGGCTACCCTTCTTGAGCGGACGGGCACTGCTCGGTTATCGGCCACGGCCGCATCGAGGATCGAAGCCGACCTCACCGCGATGTTCGTACCGGCAGGGGATCTCTCCTGTGCGCTGGCACTTTCCTCCACGCCGTTTTCGGTGTCGTTTTGCGCGGTGTTTTCAGAGGGGCGTGCCGAGGAGTGGCTATGGGGAAACCCGTACCGTGTCCACTATGCGCTTAAGGGTTCCGACGAAGACAATCGTGATCTAATACGTGTGCTGACTCCGCTGTCCGGTTCGATCCGCGCCGCTACCAACATTGTCGCCCGTCGGGTTCGTTTTCTGGAACTGCAGCTTCATGACGGGAGCACCTGGTATTCAAACTGGCCGCCCGATTCAGGGAGCACGATCGTCCCGCGCGCCGCTCGCTTATCGCTTTTGCTGCAGGGAATGTCTGCGCCCCACGAGGCCGTTTGGTGGCTGCCGGCCGGGCACGTAGCGTCGAATCGGTCAGATTCGCCAATTTCAGGAGGTCTCTAA